A genomic segment from Bradyrhizobium diazoefficiens USDA 110 encodes:
- the cax gene encoding calcium/proton exchanger yields MQTLLREIRNTPLLWMLVFVPIVLLAEAAAPHSHTLLFVLAVLAIVPLAALLSHATEAVAAKTGDAVGGLLNATLGNLTELIIAITALRAGQYMLVKASIAGAIVTNAVFMLGACLLLGGLRYHVQEYNRAGARLSSGLLLMATVALLAPSAVADLEHLPQGGGILNKLSVGISVLLIIAYALGLLFSLGTHKELFASADHGDDKEAHWPIGIAVGTLLVVTVLVALVSEIFVESVQKAAETFGMSPAFVGFIIVSLVGAAAEFAVAFGAARKDRLDMVVSIALGSASQIALFVAPALVLLSYVVGPTPMNLQFWPGAVTMVMIATVTSAFITASGRSAWFVGALMIFIYAVFALTLYVVPPAGEG; encoded by the coding sequence ATGCAAACCCTGCTCAGGGAAATCCGGAATACGCCGTTGCTCTGGATGCTGGTCTTCGTGCCCATCGTGCTGCTGGCCGAGGCGGCTGCCCCGCATTCCCACACGCTCCTCTTCGTGCTGGCGGTGCTTGCGATCGTGCCGCTGGCGGCGCTGCTCAGCCACGCCACCGAAGCGGTCGCCGCGAAGACCGGCGATGCCGTGGGCGGACTGCTCAATGCAACGCTCGGCAATCTGACGGAGCTGATCATCGCCATCACGGCGCTGCGTGCCGGCCAGTACATGCTGGTAAAGGCCTCGATTGCGGGGGCGATCGTCACCAACGCGGTGTTCATGCTAGGGGCCTGCCTGCTGCTCGGCGGCCTGCGCTACCACGTGCAGGAGTACAACCGCGCCGGCGCGCGGCTCTCGTCGGGCCTGTTGCTGATGGCAACCGTCGCCCTGCTTGCGCCTTCGGCGGTCGCCGATCTCGAGCACCTTCCGCAGGGCGGAGGCATCTTGAACAAGCTCAGCGTCGGCATTTCAGTCCTGCTGATCATCGCTTACGCGCTCGGCCTGTTGTTCTCGCTCGGGACGCACAAGGAATTGTTCGCAAGCGCCGATCATGGCGACGACAAGGAGGCGCACTGGCCGATCGGCATCGCCGTCGGCACGCTGCTGGTCGTCACGGTGCTGGTCGCGCTGGTCAGCGAAATCTTCGTGGAATCGGTGCAGAAGGCGGCGGAAACCTTCGGGATGAGCCCGGCCTTTGTCGGCTTCATCATCGTTTCGCTGGTCGGCGCTGCCGCCGAATTTGCGGTGGCGTTCGGCGCGGCGCGCAAGGACCGGCTCGACATGGTCGTCAGCATCGCGCTCGGCAGCGCCTCGCAGATCGCGCTGTTCGTCGCCCCCGCGCTGGTGCTGCTCAGCTACGTCGTGGGGCCGACGCCGATGAACCTGCAGTTCTGGCCGGGCGCCGTCACCATGGTGATGATCGCCACAGTCACGTCAGCGTTCATCACGGCGAGCGGACGCTCGGCATGGTTCGTCGGCGCGCTGATGATCTTCATCTACGCAGTGTTTGCGCTGACCTTGTATGTCGTCCCGCCGGCGGGCGAGGGATGA
- a CDS encoding amidohydrolase family protein: MLIWDRKSGGHQRCSTCCGPSWSRRGFLAGVGALGLASAIPAVAVRGQTRPALIDTHLHFYPPEYQKLWLGYEDARKQPHFPGQVAWTREKLVEDMDRNGIRTGILSVASTPGVWFDLGPAEAGRLARTCNEYAADMMRDHPGRFGLFATLSMLDVDATLKEIEYALDTLKADGIGLQSSYGDKWLGNAAYRPVFEELNRRKAVVYVHPLVASCCSALSVGTFPAVIEVPHDTTRTVTSLLLSGAFARHRDIKWLFSHAGGTIPMMAGRINSFYGARPDLKEFAPEGIEGELRRLHYDTANATFAPSMAALLKLVPASQITYGTDYPYFGLGQFAQLQKLGLSTEDLDAIGHENAIRLVPRLQA; this comes from the coding sequence ATGCTCATTTGGGATCGGAAATCGGGAGGGCATCAGCGCTGCTCTACCTGTTGCGGCCCGTCCTGGTCGCGGCGCGGCTTTCTCGCGGGAGTGGGTGCGCTCGGCCTTGCCTCGGCCATCCCGGCCGTTGCGGTGCGCGGACAGACCAGGCCGGCGCTGATCGATACCCACCTTCATTTCTATCCGCCCGAATACCAGAAGCTTTGGCTTGGCTACGAAGACGCCCGCAAGCAGCCGCACTTTCCCGGTCAGGTTGCCTGGACCCGCGAGAAGCTCGTCGAGGACATGGACCGCAATGGCATACGCACAGGCATCCTGTCGGTCGCCTCCACGCCAGGGGTGTGGTTCGACCTCGGGCCGGCGGAAGCTGGCCGGCTCGCGCGCACCTGCAACGAGTACGCGGCGGACATGATGCGCGACCATCCGGGCCGTTTCGGCCTGTTCGCAACCTTGTCGATGCTGGATGTCGATGCCACGCTCAAGGAGATCGAATATGCGCTCGACACGCTGAAGGCGGACGGGATCGGGCTGCAAAGCAGCTACGGCGACAAATGGCTCGGCAATGCCGCCTACAGGCCGGTGTTCGAAGAGCTGAACCGTCGCAAGGCGGTCGTTTATGTGCATCCGCTGGTCGCGAGTTGCTGCAGCGCGCTCAGCGTCGGCACGTTTCCCGCGGTGATCGAAGTCCCGCACGACACCACACGTACGGTGACGAGCCTTCTGCTCAGCGGTGCATTTGCCCGCCACCGCGACATCAAATGGCTGTTCTCGCACGCCGGCGGCACGATTCCGATGATGGCCGGGCGCATCAATTCGTTCTATGGGGCGCGGCCCGATCTCAAGGAGTTTGCGCCGGAGGGGATCGAAGGCGAGCTACGCCGGCTTCACTACGACACCGCGAATGCAACGTTCGCGCCGTCCATGGCCGCGCTGCTCAAGCTCGTACCCGCCTCCCAGATCACCTACGGCACCGACTATCCGTATTTCGGCCTTGGCCAGTTCGCGCAGTTGCAGAAGCTTGGCCTTTCGACTGAGGATCTCGATGCGATTGGCCATGAGAACGCGATTCGTCTCGTTCCGCGGTTGCAGGCCTAG
- a CDS encoding class I SAM-dependent methyltransferase — protein sequence MDETHSGIDLDELDREVGDFCRFFELMPRDPAAAMHGTASQMHALCCALAKLPAPAWNSPNIQRLLAPARHLHARSSFVRRLQEWPRGYPGDFETVELLAAGASLPTTADPGDWIEWHALNTAIAQQHRNRIWWQYLKMCATTPGRILSIGCGGGADFQIAPHRFTGSTVVLVDLDRQALVLAEERLSRYCDVHIVCGDVRRAIRQVQDEGPFDVVVCGCLSDYLDDRTIISVLGELRCRLLRVGGSIVFTNIAAGNPFRVWMEAIADWKLVHRSEPELRKIATAAGFDRLDFSVRRDPTGLTHLVELSVP from the coding sequence ATGGACGAAACGCACAGCGGGATTGATTTGGACGAGCTTGACCGGGAGGTGGGCGACTTCTGCCGCTTCTTTGAGCTGATGCCGAGGGATCCAGCAGCGGCAATGCACGGGACAGCCTCTCAAATGCACGCTCTTTGCTGCGCCTTGGCCAAGCTTCCGGCTCCGGCATGGAACTCACCGAATATTCAAAGGCTCCTCGCACCCGCCCGTCATCTCCACGCCCGCTCCTCATTTGTCCGCAGACTTCAGGAGTGGCCGCGCGGCTATCCCGGTGATTTCGAAACTGTCGAACTGCTCGCAGCCGGCGCGAGCCTGCCGACCACGGCCGATCCGGGCGACTGGATCGAATGGCACGCACTCAATACCGCCATCGCGCAACAGCATCGAAACAGGATCTGGTGGCAGTACCTCAAGATGTGCGCCACGACGCCGGGGCGCATCCTCTCGATTGGGTGTGGCGGAGGTGCCGACTTCCAGATCGCACCGCATCGATTTACAGGATCCACGGTCGTTCTCGTGGATCTCGACAGGCAAGCCCTGGTTCTCGCCGAAGAGCGACTGAGCCGTTATTGCGATGTTCACATCGTGTGCGGCGACGTGAGACGGGCGATCCGACAGGTCCAGGACGAAGGCCCGTTCGATGTCGTCGTCTGCGGCTGCCTGTCCGACTACCTCGACGACCGAACGATCATTTCCGTTCTGGGGGAATTGCGCTGCCGCCTTCTGAGGGTCGGTGGCTCGATCGTCTTCACCAATATCGCCGCAGGGAATCCGTTTCGCGTGTGGATGGAGGCCATCGCAGACTGGAAGCTGGTTCATCGCTCCGAGCCGGAACTTCGGAAAATCGCGACGGCGGCCGGTTTCGATCGCCTCGATTTTTCCGTCCGACGGGACCCGACCGGCTTAACTCACCTTGTCGAACTCAGCGTCCCGTAG
- a CDS encoding helix-turn-helix transcriptional regulator, which yields MRRFDFQRLERSKARLGEVVLDPGQWIPLMEDICSAAATSGAGLLQSDVRTSDVPVTPSTKEAFQGYFAANLHVEDVRAVRGVPLLLSGRKVLRDQDIFSSERDMLKTPLYRHLGQLGFQWWSAISFWAGPAMWALALQRKRGEGAFEDDDLKAFALLSDALTEAATLSHAVGRQVLLGALSAFDSINEPALSMTGMGRVLEINAAAAEIFDADFRVHNNRLYMRDGKATRALDARLTNSDRELRLRAGSRIGNIIVARRETKRPIVIKLLPVPGAARSPFLGARFILMLTDMEVVRKSEIELLSAIFALTAAEAKVARLIAAGWSPEMIADDLALSRETVRNQIKAVFSKTATHRQNELAALIGHMRNL from the coding sequence TTGCGGCGTTTTGATTTCCAGCGATTGGAGCGGTCGAAAGCCCGGTTGGGCGAAGTGGTGCTGGACCCCGGCCAGTGGATACCGCTCATGGAGGACATTTGCTCCGCGGCAGCGACGTCCGGTGCGGGGCTGCTCCAGAGTGATGTCCGGACTTCCGATGTCCCGGTGACGCCTTCGACGAAAGAGGCTTTCCAGGGCTACTTTGCCGCCAATCTTCACGTAGAGGATGTTCGTGCCGTCAGGGGAGTTCCGCTACTGCTTTCCGGCAGGAAGGTTCTGCGCGACCAGGATATCTTCTCCTCCGAGCGAGACATGCTCAAGACTCCCCTCTACAGACATCTCGGACAGCTTGGATTTCAATGGTGGTCGGCGATTTCCTTTTGGGCAGGGCCGGCAATGTGGGCCCTCGCGCTACAGCGCAAGCGTGGGGAAGGAGCCTTCGAAGATGACGATCTGAAGGCATTTGCGCTGCTCTCGGACGCGCTGACCGAGGCCGCCACGCTCTCCCATGCAGTGGGAAGGCAGGTGTTGCTCGGGGCTTTGAGCGCTTTCGATTCGATCAACGAGCCGGCGCTGTCAATGACCGGAATGGGGCGCGTGCTGGAGATCAATGCGGCGGCGGCCGAAATCTTCGATGCCGACTTCCGCGTCCATAACAACAGATTGTACATGCGGGATGGCAAGGCCACTCGTGCTCTTGACGCGAGGTTGACCAACTCCGATCGGGAGCTCCGTCTTCGCGCCGGCAGCCGCATCGGCAACATCATCGTCGCGCGGCGAGAGACCAAGCGTCCGATCGTCATCAAGCTGTTGCCCGTACCGGGGGCGGCTCGATCGCCATTTCTGGGGGCGAGGTTCATCCTGATGCTCACCGACATGGAGGTCGTACGTAAATCTGAAATTGAATTGCTCTCGGCAATCTTTGCGCTGACGGCGGCCGAGGCAAAGGTGGCGCGACTGATAGCTGCAGGATGGTCGCCGGAAATGATCGCCGACGACCTGGCGCTGTCCCGCGAAACGGTCCGCAACCAGATCAAGGCGGTCTTCAGCAAAACGGCCACGCATCGACAGAACGAGTTGGCGGCTTTGATCGGTCACATGCGCAATCTCTAG
- a CDS encoding SDR family NAD(P)-dependent oxidoreductase — MDLGLKSKTAVVTGASIGIGRAIAKGLAAEGVRVVGVARRTDLLAELVSEVGGGLITPFEQDVMAKDAAEKIAAFAVSELGHVDILVNNAGGSRPLPVDAPDSKWDEAIALNFTSYRRIAHALLPQMIERKWGRIVNITGKSEPEGLNAAFAAKAAVHAWAKGLSREIGEHGITINCIPPGRIMSEQIRRNYPPDYRERFAEEEIPVGYWGEPEDLAALAVFLASPVARYITGTVIPVDGGLRRYQF, encoded by the coding sequence ATGGACCTCGGGCTCAAATCGAAAACCGCTGTCGTCACCGGCGCGAGCATCGGCATCGGCCGCGCCATCGCCAAGGGCCTGGCGGCCGAAGGCGTGCGCGTCGTCGGCGTGGCGCGGCGGACCGATCTCCTTGCCGAGCTGGTGAGCGAAGTCGGCGGCGGACTGATCACGCCGTTCGAGCAGGACGTGATGGCCAAGGACGCCGCGGAGAAGATCGCAGCCTTCGCCGTGAGCGAGCTCGGCCATGTCGACATCCTCGTCAACAATGCCGGCGGCAGCCGGCCCCTGCCCGTCGATGCGCCCGACAGCAAATGGGATGAGGCGATCGCGCTGAACTTCACCAGCTACCGCCGCATCGCGCATGCGCTGTTGCCGCAGATGATCGAACGCAAATGGGGCCGCATCGTCAACATCACCGGCAAGTCCGAGCCGGAAGGTCTGAACGCGGCCTTTGCCGCGAAGGCCGCCGTGCACGCCTGGGCCAAGGGCCTGTCGCGCGAGATCGGCGAGCACGGCATCACCATCAACTGCATCCCGCCCGGCCGCATTATGAGCGAGCAGATCCGTCGCAACTATCCGCCGGACTATCGCGAGCGTTTTGCGGAAGAAGAGATCCCGGTCGGCTATTGGGGCGAACCGGAGGATCTCGCGGCACTCGCGGTGTTCCTGGCCTCGCCGGTGGCGCGGTACATCACGGGGACGGTGATCCCGGTGGATGGGGGGCTGCGGCGGTATCAGTTCTAG
- a CDS encoding methyltransferase domain-containing protein: MVWDPQQYLKFSGHRLRPAVDLLMRIPDFAPREIADLGAGAGNVTKLIRERWPDATVTGVEGSAEMVAAGRKAAPDVQWSHEDLGQWRPAKPYDLIYSNAALHWLPNHAALFPSLMEKVVPGGMLAVQMPRNFLAPSHVLIGETALNGPWRSKVEHLVTPPPVERPAFYHDLLAPMSVNIDIWETEYLQVLEGENPVKEWTKGTWLTRYLDVLAGDEKAAFEAAYGMRVAKAYPKNAAGQTLFPFRRLFMVAQRKG; the protein is encoded by the coding sequence ATGGTCTGGGATCCGCAGCAATATCTGAAGTTCTCCGGCCACCGGCTCCGGCCCGCTGTCGACCTCCTGATGCGGATTCCGGATTTCGCGCCGCGCGAGATCGCTGATCTCGGCGCCGGCGCGGGCAACGTCACCAAGCTGATCCGGGAGCGCTGGCCGGATGCGACCGTGACCGGCGTCGAGGGCTCGGCGGAGATGGTTGCCGCCGGCCGCAAGGCGGCGCCGGACGTGCAATGGTCCCATGAAGACCTCGGCCAATGGCGTCCCGCCAAGCCATATGACCTGATCTATTCCAATGCCGCACTGCACTGGCTGCCCAATCATGCGGCACTGTTTCCCTCGCTGATGGAGAAGGTCGTGCCCGGCGGCATGCTGGCGGTGCAGATGCCGCGCAACTTTCTGGCGCCTTCACACGTGCTGATCGGCGAGACCGCGCTGAACGGACCGTGGCGCTCCAAGGTCGAGCATCTCGTCACCCCGCCGCCGGTCGAGAGGCCGGCCTTCTATCATGATCTTCTTGCGCCGATGTCCGTCAATATCGACATCTGGGAGACCGAATATCTTCAAGTGCTCGAAGGCGAGAACCCCGTGAAGGAATGGACCAAGGGGACCTGGCTGACGCGCTATCTCGACGTGCTCGCGGGCGACGAGAAGGCCGCCTTTGAGGCGGCCTATGGGATGCGGGTTGCGAAGGCGTATCCGAAGAATGCGGCGGGGCAGACGCTGTTCCCGTTCCGGCGTCTGTTCATGGTCGCCCAGCGCAAGGGCTGA
- a CDS encoding DctP family TRAP transporter solute-binding subunit, whose amino-acid sequence MRKLLLAVAAATFALAPAIAQAQGPIVIKFSHVVANDTPKGKGALKFKELAEKYTDGKVKIEVYPNSSLYKDKEEIEALQLGSVQMLAPSTAKFAPLGIKEFEALDLPWLFKDDETYANAMKGTVGKWLFQKLEAKGITGLAYWDNGFHMVSSNRSLMKPEDFKGLKFRISGSKIADQYFRLMGSIPQIMAFSEVYQALQTGVVDGCENTASNYWTQKFYEVQKDITVSYHAHLQYAVIVNSKFWSGLPPDIRAQLEKAMNEATDYTNSIARQENEDALAEIKKAGKTTLHYLTDADRKAWQEAMQPTYKWAKGRVGQEVLDLVAKELDVKMN is encoded by the coding sequence ATGCGCAAACTGCTTCTTGCGGTCGCAGCGGCCACGTTTGCTTTGGCGCCGGCGATTGCCCAGGCCCAGGGTCCCATTGTCATCAAGTTCAGCCATGTCGTCGCCAACGACACCCCGAAGGGCAAGGGTGCGCTGAAGTTCAAGGAGCTCGCCGAGAAGTACACCGACGGCAAGGTCAAGATCGAGGTCTATCCGAACTCCTCGCTCTACAAGGACAAGGAGGAGATCGAGGCGCTCCAGCTCGGTTCGGTGCAGATGCTCGCGCCCTCGACCGCGAAATTCGCGCCGCTCGGGATCAAGGAATTCGAGGCACTCGACCTGCCCTGGCTGTTCAAGGACGACGAGACCTATGCCAATGCGATGAAGGGCACGGTCGGCAAGTGGCTGTTCCAGAAGCTGGAGGCCAAGGGCATCACCGGCCTCGCCTATTGGGACAACGGCTTCCACATGGTGTCGTCGAATCGGTCGCTGATGAAGCCGGAGGATTTCAAGGGCCTGAAATTCCGCATCTCCGGATCGAAGATCGCGGACCAGTACTTCCGCCTGATGGGTTCGATCCCGCAGATCATGGCGTTCTCCGAGGTCTACCAGGCGCTGCAGACCGGCGTGGTCGACGGCTGCGAGAATACCGCGTCCAACTACTGGACGCAGAAGTTCTACGAGGTGCAGAAGGACATCACCGTGTCCTATCATGCCCATCTGCAATATGCGGTCATCGTCAACTCCAAGTTCTGGTCCGGCCTGCCGCCCGACATTCGCGCCCAGCTCGAGAAGGCGATGAACGAGGCGACCGACTACACCAACTCGATCGCGCGCCAGGAGAACGAGGACGCGCTCGCCGAGATCAAGAAGGCGGGCAAGACCACGCTGCATTATCTCACTGACGCCGATCGCAAGGCGTGGCAGGAAGCGATGCAGCCGACTTACAAATGGGCCAAGGGGCGGGTCGGGCAGGAAGTGCTCGATCTCGTCGCCAAGGAACTCGACGTCAAGATGAACTGA
- a CDS encoding TRAP transporter large permease translates to MRAATVFALLIALMLTGIPVSIALGLTVMTFLFTLTTVPIEAVSMKLFTGIEGFEIMAIPFFILAGNFLTHGGVARRMINFATSLIGHWHGGLGLAGIVACAMFALVCGSSVATVAAIGAIVLPEMVRHGYPMHFGAGIITVAGSLGILMLPSIPKIVYAVSTNTSIGALFVAGLLPGIMLTTMLCIVTWWLARKRDYPRMPKASWGETVRTFRESIWGLMLVVIIIGGIYSGLFTATEAAAMAAVYSFVIAVFVYKAIGLKDVPRVLLRAANTSAMLLYIVTNAVLFSFVLSNENLPATLADWIAAQNLGWVGFLLVVNVLLLLAGNFMEPNSIILIMAPILAPAAKKLGIDLVHFGIVMDVNMEVGLCHPPVGLNLYVASMIARMRITELAVAVLPWLITMLGFLVIVTYWPDLTLWLPRVLGMH, encoded by the coding sequence ATGCGGGCCGCGACCGTCTTCGCGCTGCTGATCGCGCTGATGCTGACCGGCATCCCGGTCTCGATCGCGCTCGGCCTCACCGTGATGACGTTCCTGTTCACGCTGACCACGGTGCCGATCGAGGCGGTCTCGATGAAGCTCTTCACGGGCATCGAGGGCTTCGAGATCATGGCGATCCCGTTCTTCATCCTCGCCGGCAATTTCCTCACCCATGGCGGCGTCGCGCGCCGCATGATCAATTTCGCGACCTCGCTGATCGGCCACTGGCACGGCGGTCTCGGCCTTGCCGGCATCGTCGCCTGCGCGATGTTCGCGCTGGTCTGCGGCTCGAGCGTCGCGACCGTCGCCGCGATCGGCGCGATCGTGCTGCCCGAGATGGTCCGCCACGGCTATCCCATGCATTTCGGCGCCGGCATCATCACGGTCGCGGGCTCCCTCGGCATCCTGATGCTGCCGTCGATCCCGAAGATCGTCTACGCCGTCTCGACCAATACCTCGATCGGCGCGCTGTTCGTCGCGGGCCTCTTGCCCGGCATCATGCTGACGACGATGCTCTGTATCGTCACCTGGTGGCTCGCGCGCAAGCGCGACTATCCGCGGATGCCGAAGGCGAGCTGGGGCGAGACCGTCCGCACCTTCCGCGAGAGCATCTGGGGATTGATGCTGGTCGTCATCATCATCGGCGGCATCTACAGCGGCCTGTTCACCGCCACCGAGGCGGCGGCGATGGCCGCGGTCTACTCCTTCGTCATCGCGGTGTTCGTGTACAAGGCCATCGGGCTGAAGGACGTGCCGCGGGTGCTGCTCCGTGCCGCCAACACCAGCGCGATGCTGCTCTACATCGTCACCAACGCGGTGCTGTTCTCCTTCGTGCTCTCCAACGAGAACCTGCCGGCGACGCTTGCCGACTGGATCGCCGCGCAGAACCTCGGCTGGGTCGGCTTCCTGCTGGTGGTCAACGTGCTGCTGCTGCTCGCCGGCAACTTCATGGAGCCGAACTCCATCATCCTGATCATGGCGCCGATCCTGGCGCCGGCGGCCAAGAAGCTCGGCATCGACCTCGTGCATTTCGGCATCGTGATGGACGTCAACATGGAGGTCGGCCTTTGCCATCCGCCTGTCGGCCTCAACCTCTATGTCGCCTCGATGATCGCGCGAATGCGAATAACCGAGCTCGCGGTCGCGGTGCTGCCGTGGCTGATCACCATGCTCGGCTTCCTCGTCATCGTGACCTACTGGCCCGATTTGACGCTGTGGCTGCCGCGGGTGCTGGGGATGCATTAG
- a CDS encoding alkyl/aryl-sulfatase, whose product MTELSRSPKDATPSVIAQQTAMLNALPFSDARDFDDAARGFLGTIENAAITNPQGRTVWSLEPYGFLSADEAPPTVNPSLWRQSRLNMQHGLFEVVPGVYQVRGLDIANMTLIEGDSGVIVVDTLTSIEGARAALDLYFRHRGMKPVAAVIFTHTHTDHWGGARGVLEEDALATGAVPIIAPNLFMEHAVSENIIAGPAMLRRAQYQFGPFLAKGVRGQVDCGLGKSMAAGSVALLRPTDLIMATGERRVIDGVEFEFQMAPNSEAPAEMHFFIPRYKLLNLAENCTHNFHNLLPFRGADVRDALAWSKYLGEALRLWDGKAEAMCGQHHWPVWGRERIGIMIRQQRDLYKFAHDQTIRLMNHGLTAAEIAETIQLPKSLEGAWHGRGYYGHIRHNVKAIYQKYLGWYDANPVNLDPLPPVASGKKYVEYMGGADAILARARTDFDKGEFRFVAQALGHLVFAEPDNAAARHLLADTLEQLGYAAESATWRNAYLFGAQELRQGMPKAPPRPPMPRETLAALRTEQLWDVLGIRLNGPKAEGKHIVLNWRFSDTGEIFVLNLENCALTYSEGVQAENADASFTLARATLDEVIAKLTSFPEAVAAGKVQLAGNPMRLAELMGLMDEFPRMFEIVEPKRAVVG is encoded by the coding sequence ATGACTGAACTCAGCCGCTCGCCCAAGGACGCGACGCCGTCCGTCATCGCGCAGCAAACGGCGATGCTGAATGCGCTGCCGTTTTCCGACGCGCGGGATTTCGACGATGCCGCGCGCGGCTTTCTCGGCACGATCGAGAATGCGGCGATCACCAACCCGCAGGGGCGGACGGTCTGGAGCCTCGAGCCCTACGGCTTTCTCTCGGCCGACGAAGCGCCACCCACGGTCAATCCCAGCCTGTGGCGGCAGTCGCGCCTCAACATGCAGCATGGGCTGTTCGAGGTGGTGCCCGGCGTCTACCAGGTGCGCGGGCTCGACATCGCCAACATGACGCTGATCGAGGGCGACAGCGGCGTCATCGTCGTGGACACGCTGACCTCGATCGAAGGCGCGCGCGCCGCGCTCGATCTCTATTTCAGGCATCGCGGCATGAAGCCGGTGGCCGCCGTCATCTTCACCCATACCCACACCGACCATTGGGGCGGCGCACGCGGCGTGCTGGAGGAGGATGCGCTGGCTACCGGTGCCGTGCCGATCATCGCGCCGAACCTGTTCATGGAGCACGCCGTCTCCGAGAACATCATCGCGGGGCCAGCAATGCTGCGCCGGGCGCAATATCAGTTCGGCCCGTTCCTCGCCAAGGGCGTGCGTGGGCAGGTCGATTGCGGGCTCGGCAAGTCGATGGCGGCGGGTTCGGTCGCGCTGCTGCGCCCGACCGATCTGATCATGGCGACCGGCGAAAGGCGCGTGATCGACGGCGTCGAATTCGAATTCCAGATGGCGCCGAATAGCGAGGCGCCGGCGGAGATGCACTTCTTCATTCCGCGCTACAAGCTGTTGAACCTCGCGGAAAACTGCACCCACAATTTCCACAATCTGCTGCCGTTCCGCGGCGCCGACGTGCGCGATGCGCTGGCCTGGTCGAAATACCTGGGCGAGGCCCTGCGGCTGTGGGACGGCAAGGCGGAGGCGATGTGCGGCCAGCATCACTGGCCGGTGTGGGGCCGCGAGCGCATCGGCATCATGATCCGGCAGCAGCGCGATCTCTACAAGTTCGCGCATGACCAGACCATCCGCTTGATGAACCATGGCCTGACCGCCGCCGAGATCGCCGAAACGATCCAGCTGCCGAAGAGCCTGGAGGGCGCCTGGCACGGCCGTGGCTATTACGGCCACATTCGCCACAATGTGAAGGCGATCTACCAGAAATATCTCGGCTGGTACGACGCCAATCCGGTCAATCTCGATCCGCTGCCGCCGGTCGCCTCGGGCAAGAAATATGTCGAGTACATGGGCGGCGCCGACGCGATTCTCGCGCGCGCTCGGACGGACTTCGACAAGGGCGAATTCCGCTTCGTCGCGCAGGCGCTCGGCCATCTCGTCTTCGCCGAGCCTGACAACGCGGCGGCACGTCACCTGCTGGCCGATACGCTGGAGCAGCTCGGCTACGCCGCCGAGAGCGCGACCTGGCGCAACGCCTATCTGTTCGGCGCCCAGGAGTTGCGCCAGGGCATGCCGAAGGCCCCACCGCGCCCGCCGATGCCGCGCGAGACGCTGGCGGCGCTGCGCACCGAGCAGCTCTGGGACGTGCTCGGTATCCGCCTCAACGGCCCGAAGGCGGAAGGCAAGCACATCGTGCTGAACTGGCGCTTCTCCGACACCGGCGAGATCTTCGTGCTCAACCTGGAAAACTGCGCGCTCACCTATAGCGAGGGCGTGCAGGCGGAAAACGCCGACGCGAGCTTCACGCTGGCGCGCGCGACGCTCGACGAGGTGATCGCGAAGCTGACGAGCTTTCCGGAGGCGGTCGCCGCCGGCAAGGTCCAGCTCGCCGGCAACCCGATGCGGCTGGCCGAGCTGATGGGCCTGATGGACGAGTTTCCACGCATGTTCGAGATCGTGGAGCCGAAGCGGGCGGTGGTGGGGTAG